In a single window of the Vitis vinifera cultivar Pinot Noir 40024 chromosome 6, ASM3070453v1 genome:
- the LOC100244772 gene encoding uncharacterized protein LOC100244772 isoform X2, with protein MNSSSLKVLLHWPISILALVIFFSTTCVSATQPHLLRLGVLGRTFLREPATFSESVSEEFQTFYYNQTLDHFNYRPESYITFQQRYVVNFKYWGGANASAPIFAYLGAEADLDYDLSGIGFLTDNAHQFKALLVYIEHRYYGKSIPYGSREEAFKNASTLGYFNSAQAIADYAEVLIYIKKKLLAENSPVIVVGASYGGMLASWFRLKYPHVALGALASSAPILYFDDITPHNGYFSIVTKDFREASESCYKTISESWSEIDRVASEPNGLSILSKKFRICGQLNNSDELKEFLERTYSIAAQYDAPPSYPVTVVCGGIDGAPEGSDILSRIFAGVVAFRGNMSCYYTSNTTDYPIETIQGWGWQTCSEIVIPIGRGVNDTMFPLAPFNLTTFSQDCTSLYGVAPRPHWITTYYGGHDIELILRRFASNIIFSNGLRDPYSIGGVLKNISNSVLAILTVNEKGRG; from the exons ATGAACTCATCCTCTCTTAAGGTTTTGCTGCACTGGCCTATTTCAATATTGGCCCTTGTGATCTTCTTCAGTACTACTTGTGTAAGTGCAACACAACCTCATTTGCTAAGGCTGGGTGTGCTGGGGCGCACATTTCTGAGAGAGCCTGCAACATTTTCTGAATCGGTTTCTGAAGAATTTCAGACTTTTTATTACAACCAAACATTGGATCATTTCAACTATAGGCCTGAAAGCTACATCACTTTTCAACAAAGATATGTGGTGAATTTCAAGTACTGGGGTGGTGCAAATGCCAGTGCTCCCATATTTGCTTATCTGGGTGCAGAAGCAGACCTGGATTATGACTTGTCTGGTATAGGATTTCTCACAGATAACGCTCATCAGTTTAAGGCTCTTCTGGTGTATATCGAG CATAGGTACTATGGGAAATCAATTCCGTATGGATCAAGAGAAGAGGCCTTCAAAAATGCTAGCACTCTAGGGTATTTCAACTCCGCCCAAGCTATTGCAGATTATGCAGAGGTGCTTATATACATAAAGAAGAAATTGCTTGCTGAGAATTCCCCGGTCATCGTGGTCGGAGCTTCTTATGGGGGAA TGCTAGCTTCATGGTTCCGGCTAAAGTATCCTCATGTTGCCCTTGGAGCTCTGGCCTCTTCTGCCCCCATactttattttgatgatattacTCCCCATAATGGATACTTCTCCATTGTCACCAAGGATTTCAGA GAAGCTAGTGAGAGCTGCTACAAAACTATAAGCGAATCATGGTCTGAGATCGACAGAGTTGCTTCTGAGCCCAACGGCCTTTCAATCCTCAGCAAGAAATTCAGAATTTGCGG TCAATTGAATAATTCCGATGAGCTCAAGGAGTTCTTGGAAAGAACATACTCTATTGCAGCACAATATGATGCTCCACCAAGCTACCCTGTTACTGTGGTGTGCGGTGGGATTGATGGAGCACCAGAAGGAAGCGATATTCTAAGTCGAATATTTGCAGGTGTTGTTGCTTTTAGAGGAAACATGTCTTGCTATTACACAAGTAATACTACTGATTATCCGATTGAAACAATTCAGGGCTGGGGATGGCAG ACATGCAGTGAGATAGTAATACCAATAGGGCGTGGCGTCAATGATACCATGTTTCCTCTGGCGCCTTTCAATCTAACCACCTTTAGCCAGGACTGCACAAGCCTCTATGGCGTCGCGCCTCGGCCTCATTGGATCACAACTTATTACGGAGGCCAT GATATAGAGCTGATTCTCCGTAGATTTGCTAGCAACATCATCTTCTCTAACGGGCTAAGAGATCCTTATAGCATTGGGGG GGTATTGAAGAACATATCCAATTCTGTTCTTGCCATTCTCACAGTCAATG AGAAAGGCCGAGGTTGA
- the LOC100244772 gene encoding uncharacterized protein LOC100244772 isoform X1, whose product MNSSSLKVLLHWPISILALVIFFSTTCVSATQPHLLRLGVLGRTFLREPATFSESVSEEFQTFYYNQTLDHFNYRPESYITFQQRYVVNFKYWGGANASAPIFAYLGAEADLDYDLSGIGFLTDNAHQFKALLVYIEHRYYGKSIPYGSREEAFKNASTLGYFNSAQAIADYAEVLIYIKKKLLAENSPVIVVGASYGGMLASWFRLKYPHVALGALASSAPILYFDDITPHNGYFSIVTKDFREASESCYKTISESWSEIDRVASEPNGLSILSKKFRICGQLNNSDELKEFLERTYSIAAQYDAPPSYPVTVVCGGIDGAPEGSDILSRIFAGVVAFRGNMSCYYTSNTTDYPIETIQGWGWQTCSEIVIPIGRGVNDTMFPLAPFNLTTFSQDCTSLYGVAPRPHWITTYYGGHDIELILRRFASNIIFSNGLRDPYSIGGVLKNISNSVLAILTVNGSHCLDLLPAASTDPEWLVMQRKAEVEIIEGWIAQYYVDLHAITK is encoded by the exons ATGAACTCATCCTCTCTTAAGGTTTTGCTGCACTGGCCTATTTCAATATTGGCCCTTGTGATCTTCTTCAGTACTACTTGTGTAAGTGCAACACAACCTCATTTGCTAAGGCTGGGTGTGCTGGGGCGCACATTTCTGAGAGAGCCTGCAACATTTTCTGAATCGGTTTCTGAAGAATTTCAGACTTTTTATTACAACCAAACATTGGATCATTTCAACTATAGGCCTGAAAGCTACATCACTTTTCAACAAAGATATGTGGTGAATTTCAAGTACTGGGGTGGTGCAAATGCCAGTGCTCCCATATTTGCTTATCTGGGTGCAGAAGCAGACCTGGATTATGACTTGTCTGGTATAGGATTTCTCACAGATAACGCTCATCAGTTTAAGGCTCTTCTGGTGTATATCGAG CATAGGTACTATGGGAAATCAATTCCGTATGGATCAAGAGAAGAGGCCTTCAAAAATGCTAGCACTCTAGGGTATTTCAACTCCGCCCAAGCTATTGCAGATTATGCAGAGGTGCTTATATACATAAAGAAGAAATTGCTTGCTGAGAATTCCCCGGTCATCGTGGTCGGAGCTTCTTATGGGGGAA TGCTAGCTTCATGGTTCCGGCTAAAGTATCCTCATGTTGCCCTTGGAGCTCTGGCCTCTTCTGCCCCCATactttattttgatgatattacTCCCCATAATGGATACTTCTCCATTGTCACCAAGGATTTCAGA GAAGCTAGTGAGAGCTGCTACAAAACTATAAGCGAATCATGGTCTGAGATCGACAGAGTTGCTTCTGAGCCCAACGGCCTTTCAATCCTCAGCAAGAAATTCAGAATTTGCGG TCAATTGAATAATTCCGATGAGCTCAAGGAGTTCTTGGAAAGAACATACTCTATTGCAGCACAATATGATGCTCCACCAAGCTACCCTGTTACTGTGGTGTGCGGTGGGATTGATGGAGCACCAGAAGGAAGCGATATTCTAAGTCGAATATTTGCAGGTGTTGTTGCTTTTAGAGGAAACATGTCTTGCTATTACACAAGTAATACTACTGATTATCCGATTGAAACAATTCAGGGCTGGGGATGGCAG ACATGCAGTGAGATAGTAATACCAATAGGGCGTGGCGTCAATGATACCATGTTTCCTCTGGCGCCTTTCAATCTAACCACCTTTAGCCAGGACTGCACAAGCCTCTATGGCGTCGCGCCTCGGCCTCATTGGATCACAACTTATTACGGAGGCCAT GATATAGAGCTGATTCTCCGTAGATTTGCTAGCAACATCATCTTCTCTAACGGGCTAAGAGATCCTTATAGCATTGGGGG GGTATTGAAGAACATATCCAATTCTGTTCTTGCCATTCTCACAGTCAATG GGTCCCACTGCTTGGATTTACTCCCGGCGGCTTCAACTGATCCGGAATGGTTGGTGATGCAGAGAAAGGCCGAGGTTGAGATCATTGAAGGTTGGATCGCTCAGTACTATGTCGATCTTCATGCCATAACAAAATAA